A genomic region of Magnolia sinica isolate HGM2019 chromosome 6, MsV1, whole genome shotgun sequence contains the following coding sequences:
- the LOC131249505 gene encoding uncharacterized protein At5g48480-like, producing the protein MAQENVDLQNGGAENGSSKAVIFSSLKPQLCVPAPKAADAVQFYKTAFGAEELKRSVHPKRKAEQELPLILSAELKLSPSVFIVCDITDENFRRNDGTGVAFCLETDDVNVTIKKCWEFVVNAGVEVEAEPAEDEGACCDVRVGKVKDPFRYIQAICTPTKKDTVDVDA; encoded by the exons ATGGCCCAGGAGAATGTCGATCTCCAGAATGGCGGAGCCGAGAACGGGAGCTCCAAGGCCGTGATCTTCTCCTCTCTCAAGCCCCAGCTGTGTGTCCCAGCTCCCAAGGCCGCTGATGCCGTCCAGTTCTACAAGACGGCCTTCGGAGCTGAGGAACTGAAGCGTTCTGTCCACCCAAAGAGGAAGGCGGAACAAGAGCTCCCTCTCATCCTCAGCGCTGAACTCAAGCTCAGTCCCTCCGTTTTCATTGTCTGCGACATCACCGACGAAAACTTTAGGCGGAATGACGGAACGGGCGTGGCCTTCTGCCTAGAGACCGATGACGTTAACGTCACCATTAAGAAGTGTTGggaattt GTTGTCAATGCTGGCGTGGAGGTGGAGGCAGAGCCTGCTGAGGACGAGGGCGCGTGTTGCGATGTGCGTGTAGGGAAGGTGAAGGACCCCTTCAGATACATCCAGGCCATCTGCACTCCTACGAAGAAAGACACTGTTGATGTTGATGCTTAA
- the LOC131248324 gene encoding 14 kDa proline-rich protein DC2.15-like translates to MASKSSASAAALLLSINLLFFAFATATHSSPCPPPASPKPRSTPNPNPKPTPIPTHTRGTCPRDALKLGVCANLLGLVNVVVGSPPTLPCCSLIQGLADLEVALCLCTAIKANVLGINLNIPVSLSLVLNNCGRKVPSGFECS, encoded by the coding sequence ATGGCCTCAAAGAGCTCAGCATCAGCTGCTGCCCTTTTACTCTCCATCAACCTTCTCTTCTTTGCCTTTGCCACCGCTACTCACAGCAGCCCATGCCCACCCCCAGCTAGCCCAAAGCCAAGGTCCACACCCAATCCGAACCCGAAACCCACCCCAATTCCCACACATACAAGGGGTACATGCCCTAGAGATGCACTGAAGTTGGGTGTATGCGCCAATTTGCTAGGGTTGGTGAATGTGGTTGTGGGGTCCCCACCAACACTCCCATGTTGCTCCTTGATCCAAGGGCTTGCCGATCTCGAGGTGGCCTTATGTCTGTGCACTGCCATCAAAGCCAATGTCCTGGGCATTAACCTCAACATTCCAGTCTCCCTGAGCTTGGTCTTGAACAACTGTGGGAGAAAGGTCCCATCTGGGTTTGAATGTTCCTAG